In the Ruminococcus sp. OA3 genome, one interval contains:
- a CDS encoding MarR family transcriptional regulator, with amino-acid sequence MKNDELRVRLFQASHEFRRLRVQRMFPDISRQEFMAMEIIQREEDRNSGGVTVSGLAKIMRFSAPTASRLLRCAEGKGLIARSEKDEDRRNTYVCLTEYGRKRHCEILELLRDFTDTVIMRLGEERMEAILAYIEDLTDIMEDEISKRETGGKE; translated from the coding sequence ATGAAAAATGATGAGTTGAGGGTGCGGCTGTTTCAGGCTTCTCATGAATTCCGCAGACTTCGCGTACAGAGAATGTTTCCGGATATTTCCAGGCAGGAGTTCATGGCGATGGAAATTATTCAGAGGGAAGAAGACAGAAACAGTGGTGGTGTAACGGTTTCCGGCCTGGCAAAGATCATGAGATTTTCTGCGCCTACGGCTTCCAGGCTGTTACGCTGTGCAGAAGGAAAAGGCCTGATAGCCAGAAGTGAAAAAGATGAGGACCGAAGGAACACTTACGTCTGTCTTACTGAGTATGGCAGAAAAAGACACTGTGAGATTCTGGAACTTCTCAGAGATTTCACAGATACAGTCATAATGAGGCTGGGAGAAGAGCGTATGGAGGCTATTCTTGCATATATTGAAGATCTTACGGATATCATGGAAGATGAGATCAGTAAACGTGAAACAGGAGGAAAAGAATGA
- a CDS encoding cation:proton antiporter: MEAYSVFKDLAIIVIAAKACGILARKLKAPQVVGEIVAGLLIGPSLLGWVQQTDFLMVMAEVGVVLLMFSAGLETNLKELMKTGPIALVIACAGVFIPLGAGTILYMAMYGAAPWGSEGFLKAVFVGTIMTATSVSITVQTLREMGRLKGRVGTTILSAAIIDDVIGIIVLTVVIGFKDENSRASTTIISTALFFVFALVIGYVLYRVFKKIDSMYPHTRRIPIAGLALCLGLAYIAERYFGIADITGAYVAGIILCNIQDSEYIARKMDINSYMLFGPIFFASIGLKTDIKNFSMTLLVFSIGFVLVALVSKIIGCGLVAKLCRFSGKDSLKIGVGMMTRGEVALIVAQKGLSAGFLESEYFTAVILLIIVSSVVTPILLKVLYHGEPADVQEVS; the protein is encoded by the coding sequence ATGGAAGCGTACAGTGTATTTAAAGATCTGGCAATTATCGTTATCGCAGCGAAGGCGTGTGGAATCCTGGCAAGAAAGCTGAAGGCACCACAGGTTGTCGGAGAGATTGTGGCGGGGCTTTTAATTGGACCAAGCCTTCTGGGATGGGTGCAGCAGACCGATTTTTTGATGGTGATGGCAGAAGTCGGAGTGGTTCTGCTGATGTTTTCGGCAGGATTGGAGACGAACCTGAAAGAACTGATGAAGACAGGGCCGATCGCACTTGTGATTGCCTGCGCAGGAGTCTTTATTCCTCTCGGAGCGGGAACCATCCTTTACATGGCTATGTACGGGGCTGCTCCGTGGGGAAGCGAGGGATTTCTGAAAGCGGTATTCGTTGGGACGATTATGACAGCCACTTCCGTCAGTATTACAGTCCAGACTCTGCGGGAGATGGGCCGTCTGAAAGGGCGCGTCGGGACTACCATTCTGAGTGCGGCTATCATCGATGACGTCATTGGGATTATCGTACTGACAGTTGTGATCGGGTTTAAAGATGAAAACTCCAGGGCATCTACAACGATCATCAGTACAGCCCTGTTTTTTGTGTTTGCACTGGTGATCGGCTATGTACTTTACCGGGTGTTTAAAAAAATCGACAGTATGTATCCGCATACGCGAAGGATTCCGATCGCAGGACTGGCTCTCTGTCTCGGTCTTGCGTACATAGCAGAACGGTATTTTGGGATTGCCGATATTACAGGGGCATACGTTGCAGGAATTATTCTGTGCAACATACAGGATTCGGAATATATCGCAAGAAAGATGGATATCAATTCTTACATGCTGTTTGGCCCGATATTTTTTGCCAGTATCGGTCTGAAAACGGACATCAAGAATTTCAGCATGACGCTGCTCGTCTTTTCCATAGGATTTGTTCTGGTTGCGCTGGTTTCCAAGATCATCGGATGCGGACTTGTCGCAAAATTGTGCCGATTTTCGGGCAAAGATTCCCTGAAGATCGGCGTTGGAATGATGACAAGGGGAGAGGTGGCGCTGATCGTGGCACAGAAAGGTCTGTCAGCAGGTTTTCTCGAGTCGGAATACTTTACAGCCGTAATCCTGCTGATCATCGTGTCCTCGGTGGTGACACCGATTCTGCTTAAGGTTTTATACCACGGGGAACCGGCGGACGTGCAGGAAGTATCCTGA
- a CDS encoding ABC transporter ATP-binding protein has translation MKYMFKYLAEHKRMILCIIVLLVIQAYCDLSLPAYTSDIVDVGIQQKGIEGAVPDEMRPDTLESLTLFMTDKEEQEVRKAYALNADGNMELTKDGEKERESLDPAFGRAMLMMSTMEESGKIDAAQLGALVDSGQVTREQLQQAEAQAMDKFGDYSESLIAQKAVLFIQKEYQEMGINLDDYQMNYLLRNGGIMLALAVLAMAASVAAAMLASYTAAKVGMTLRNRVFKKVLHFTHAEMDQFSTASLITRSTNDIQQIQMVSVMLLRMVMYAPIIGIGGIIKVANTRTGLGWIIAVAVVAIVVVVGILMSVTMPKFKIMQTLVDRLNLVSREILTGLPVIRAFSREKYEEKRFAAANQDLKSTQLFTNRIMTFMMPAMMLIMNCITVLIVWVGGKGIDLGNLQVGDMMAFITYTMQIVMAFLMLTMISIMLPRAGVAAARINEVSETTISITDKENTKDDSRENWDGCLSFEHVSFKYPGADENALEDLNFTAEPGKTTAIIGSTGCGKTTLLNLIPRFYDVTDGRITMDGVDIRDLSMHKLRELLGMVPQKGVLFSGTIESNIKFAGDMVSDDLMKEAAEISQATEFIDEKPKKYQSSISQGGNNVSGGQKQRLSIARAIAKRPKVLLFDDSFSALDYKTDAVLRRTLNERVKDATVIIVAQRISTILHADQILVLDDGKIVGKGTHQELMEQCESYQEIAKSQLSEAELKGGCA, from the coding sequence ATGAAATATATGTTCAAATATCTGGCAGAGCATAAGCGTATGATTCTGTGCATTATTGTTCTGCTTGTCATCCAGGCATATTGTGACCTTTCGCTGCCTGCATATACATCAGATATTGTCGATGTTGGTATCCAGCAAAAAGGTATTGAGGGGGCAGTACCGGATGAGATGCGTCCGGACACACTGGAATCCCTGACGCTTTTTATGACGGATAAGGAAGAACAAGAGGTGCGGAAAGCATATGCATTAAATGCAGATGGAAATATGGAACTGACAAAGGACGGAGAAAAGGAAAGAGAGTCTTTGGACCCGGCCTTCGGAAGAGCCATGCTTATGATGTCAACGATGGAAGAATCCGGAAAGATTGACGCCGCACAACTGGGAGCTCTTGTAGACAGCGGTCAGGTGACCAGAGAGCAGCTTCAGCAGGCTGAGGCGCAGGCGATGGATAAATTCGGTGATTACAGCGAATCCCTGATCGCACAGAAAGCGGTATTGTTTATTCAGAAGGAATACCAGGAGATGGGAATCAATCTGGATGATTATCAGATGAACTATCTTTTAAGAAACGGCGGTATCATGCTTGCGCTAGCAGTACTTGCGATGGCGGCTTCTGTGGCAGCAGCCATGCTTGCATCTTATACGGCGGCAAAGGTGGGCATGACGCTCCGGAACCGGGTATTTAAAAAAGTACTGCACTTTACACATGCTGAGATGGATCAGTTCTCGACAGCATCACTGATTACCAGGAGTACGAATGATATCCAGCAGATTCAGATGGTTTCTGTCATGCTGCTGAGAATGGTCATGTATGCGCCGATCATCGGTATCGGAGGTATCATCAAGGTTGCCAATACCAGGACTGGGCTGGGATGGATCATCGCTGTTGCAGTGGTTGCCATTGTAGTCGTAGTGGGCATTCTGATGTCAGTTACAATGCCCAAATTTAAAATCATGCAGACACTGGTCGACCGTCTGAACCTGGTGTCCAGGGAGATTTTAACAGGACTTCCGGTCATTCGTGCATTCAGCAGAGAGAAATATGAGGAAAAAAGATTTGCTGCAGCAAATCAGGACCTGAAATCAACGCAGCTGTTCACCAATCGTATCATGACATTTATGATGCCTGCAATGATGCTGATTATGAACTGTATTACTGTCCTGATCGTCTGGGTAGGCGGCAAAGGCATTGACCTGGGAAATCTGCAGGTGGGTGATATGATGGCATTCATCACATACACGATGCAGATCGTCATGGCATTCCTGATGCTGACAATGATATCCATTATGCTGCCGCGTGCCGGTGTGGCTGCTGCACGTATCAATGAGGTTTCTGAGACCACGATCAGTATTACGGATAAAGAAAATACGAAGGATGATTCCCGGGAAAACTGGGATGGATGTCTCTCATTTGAGCATGTTTCCTTTAAATATCCGGGAGCTGATGAAAATGCTCTGGAGGATTTGAATTTTACGGCGGAACCGGGAAAGACGACTGCGATCATCGGAAGTACAGGGTGTGGGAAGACAACACTGTTGAATCTGATCCCGCGGTTTTACGATGTAACGGACGGGCGCATAACAATGGACGGTGTGGACATCAGAGACCTGTCCATGCATAAACTGAGGGAGCTTCTCGGCATGGTACCCCAGAAAGGGGTACTGTTTTCAGGAACCATTGAATCCAACATTAAATTTGCGGGTGATATGGTGAGTGATGACCTGATGAAAGAGGCAGCAGAGATTTCTCAGGCGACCGAGTTCATTGATGAAAAGCCGAAAAAGTATCAAAGCAGTATCTCACAGGGCGGAAACAATGTGTCCGGCGGACAGAAACAGAGACTCTCGATCGCCCGGGCAATCGCTAAAAGACCGAAGGTTCTGTTGTTTGATGACAGCTTTTCTGCACTGGATTACAAGACGGATGCGGTACTTAGAAGGACACTGAATGAAAGGGTGAAAGATGCTACGGTTATCATAGTGGCACAGCGCATCAGCACCATCCTTCATGCAGACCAGATTCTTGTGCTGGATGATGGAAAGATCGTCGGAAAGGGCACACATCAGGAACTAATGGAACAGTGTGAATCCTATCAGGAGATTGCAAAATCGCAGCTTTCAGAGGCTGAATTGAAAGGGGGCTGTGCATAA
- a CDS encoding YjbQ family protein, which translates to MAVYTKTKDYHTKAHMGMIDVTNDFQAAVSEACEKHHISAGTITGFTTGGVAGLTTLEFEPGMVTKDLKEAMDVFSPYRDKDGRVIHYKHHDTWHDDNGSSHIKSALLSPFITIPFVEGRITIGPWQNLTLVECDTRDRHREIVFQVMGE; encoded by the coding sequence ATGGCAGTTTATACGAAAACAAAAGATTATCACACCAAAGCCCATATGGGTATGATCGATGTCACAAACGATTTCCAGGCAGCAGTCAGTGAGGCCTGCGAAAAACACCATATCAGCGCAGGAACCATCACAGGCTTCACAACCGGAGGTGTCGCCGGCCTGACAACGCTTGAATTTGAACCCGGAATGGTGACAAAAGATTTAAAGGAAGCTATGGATGTATTTTCCCCTTACCGCGATAAGGATGGACGCGTCATCCATTATAAGCACCACGATACCTGGCACGATGACAACGGCTCCAGCCACATCAAATCAGCGCTTCTCTCACCGTTCATCACGATCCCGTTCGTGGAAGGCCGTATCACGATCGGTCCCTGGCAGAATTTAACCCTGGTTGAATGTGATACGAGAGACCGCCACAGGGAGATCGTGTTTCAGGTCATGGGAGAGTAA
- a CDS encoding ABC transporter ATP-binding protein encodes MSETQGRSQRPGRMHGPGGGMVPGEKAQDFKGTIRKLLASMGRYKFALIGVFIFAVGGTAFNIVGPKILGKATTEIFNGLVGKITGNGGIDFEKIGRILLILIALYLISALLTFIQGFIMTGISQKLCYRFREEISQKINKMPMKYFESRTVGEVLSRITNDVDTLGQSLNQSVTQLITSVTMIIGILIMMLSISPLMTVIALVILPVSLGLIAIVVKFSQKYFVAQQKYLGKINGQVEEVYSGHTIVQAFNKEDEMEQEFDETNNVLFQSAWKSQFLSGMMQPIMNFVGNLGYVAVAVVGALLTVKNMIEVGDIQSFIQYVRSFTQPITQVAQVSNMLQSTAAAAERVFEFLGEEEEDQTVEHPVHLEHVEGEVDFNHVQFGYQPDKVIIHDFSCHVEPGQTVAIVGPTGAGKTTMVKLLMRFYDVNKGDIRVDGHDLRSFNRSELRESFGMVLQDTWLFKGTIMENIRYGRLDATDDQVIAAAKAAHAHHFIQTLPGGYQMELNEDASNVSQGQKQLLTIARAILADNPVMILDEATSSVDTRTEARIQKAMNNLMKGRTSFVIAHRLSTIKDADVILVMKDGDIIEQGDHESLLEKNGFYAQLYNSQFEVVTA; translated from the coding sequence ATGAGTGAGACACAGGGAAGATCCCAGAGACCGGGGCGCATGCATGGACCGGGAGGAGGAATGGTACCCGGAGAGAAGGCTCAGGACTTTAAGGGAACCATCAGAAAACTGCTGGCATCTATGGGGCGCTATAAATTTGCACTGATTGGTGTGTTCATATTTGCAGTAGGCGGAACAGCTTTTAATATTGTAGGGCCCAAGATCCTTGGAAAGGCGACAACGGAGATCTTTAACGGACTTGTAGGAAAGATTACCGGAAACGGGGGTATCGACTTTGAGAAAATCGGAAGGATACTGCTGATATTGATCGCGCTTTATCTGATCAGTGCGCTGCTTACATTTATCCAGGGATTTATCATGACCGGTATTTCGCAGAAGCTCTGTTACAGGTTCAGAGAAGAGATTTCTCAAAAGATCAACAAAATGCCGATGAAATACTTTGAGTCCAGAACAGTCGGAGAAGTCCTCTCAAGGATTACAAATGACGTTGATACTCTGGGACAGAGCCTGAATCAGAGTGTTACCCAGCTGATTACCTCAGTTACCATGATTATCGGAATTCTGATTATGATGCTTTCCATCAGTCCACTGATGACTGTGATCGCACTTGTGATCCTGCCGGTATCGCTGGGGCTGATTGCGATTGTTGTGAAATTTTCGCAGAAATACTTTGTTGCACAGCAGAAATATCTGGGTAAGATCAACGGGCAGGTGGAGGAAGTCTACAGCGGTCATACGATTGTTCAGGCATTCAATAAAGAGGATGAGATGGAGCAGGAATTTGACGAGACAAATAATGTATTGTTTCAGTCAGCCTGGAAATCGCAGTTCCTGTCCGGTATGATGCAGCCGATCATGAACTTTGTTGGTAACCTCGGATACGTTGCAGTTGCAGTGGTCGGAGCACTTCTCACCGTTAAGAATATGATTGAAGTCGGTGATATCCAGTCTTTCATTCAGTATGTGAGAAGCTTTACACAGCCGATCACACAGGTTGCACAGGTATCCAATATGCTGCAGTCAACGGCTGCTGCAGCGGAACGGGTATTTGAATTCCTGGGTGAGGAGGAAGAAGACCAGACAGTGGAACATCCGGTACACCTCGAACATGTAGAGGGTGAGGTGGATTTCAACCATGTACAGTTTGGTTATCAGCCGGATAAAGTGATCATTCATGATTTCAGCTGTCATGTGGAACCCGGGCAGACTGTGGCAATTGTAGGTCCCACGGGCGCCGGAAAGACAACAATGGTAAAACTGCTGATGCGTTTTTACGATGTCAACAAAGGAGATATCAGGGTAGATGGCCATGATCTGCGCAGCTTTAACCGAAGCGAGCTCAGGGAGAGTTTTGGTATGGTACTGCAGGATACCTGGCTGTTCAAGGGTACAATTATGGAAAATATCCGCTATGGCCGGTTGGATGCTACGGATGATCAAGTCATAGCCGCAGCAAAGGCGGCACATGCTCATCATTTCATTCAGACTTTGCCGGGCGGATACCAGATGGAACTCAATGAAGATGCAAGTAATGTGTCACAGGGACAGAAACAGCTGCTGACGATCGCGCGGGCTATTCTGGCGGATAATCCGGTCATGATACTGGATGAGGCGACCAGCTCTGTTGATACGAGAACAGAAGCCAGAATACAGAAAGCGATGAATAATCTGATGAAAGGCCGTACCAGCTTTGTGATCGCACACCGGCTTTCTACCATTAAAGATGCAGATGTCATTCTGGTAATGAAAGACGGCGACATAATTGAGCAGGGTGATCATGAAAGTCTTTTGGAAAAGAATGGATTCTACGCCCAGCTGTATAACTCTCAGTTTGAGGTTGTAACTGCATAA
- a CDS encoding ABC transporter ATP-binding protein, protein MLKIEGLTKMYGSKKAVDHLSLHIHPGEIYGFIGHNGAGKTTTIKCCCGILNFEEGEILIDGKSIRSQPLDCKKALAYIPDNPDLYEFMSGIKYLNFIADIYGVSGKDREERIHRYARQFELMDDLASPVNTYSHGMKQKLAIISALIHEPKLLIMDEPFVGLDPKAAFEVKELMRTLCDNGGAIFFSTHVLEVAEKLCDRIAIIKNGTLIKSGKTDEVIGDESLEDVFLELEGEHVQSAD, encoded by the coding sequence ATGCTTAAGATTGAAGGCCTGACCAAAATGTACGGCAGCAAAAAAGCGGTAGATCATCTGTCACTCCATATCCATCCGGGTGAGATTTACGGATTTATCGGGCATAACGGTGCCGGTAAGACAACGACTATTAAATGTTGCTGTGGAATTCTTAATTTTGAAGAGGGGGAAATCCTGATAGACGGGAAATCTATCCGGTCGCAGCCATTGGACTGTAAAAAAGCTCTGGCATATATACCGGATAACCCGGATCTCTATGAATTTATGAGCGGCATTAAATACCTGAATTTTATTGCCGATATCTACGGTGTATCAGGAAAGGACCGCGAAGAACGGATTCACCGGTATGCCCGTCAGTTTGAACTGATGGATGACCTGGCGTCCCCTGTCAACACTTATTCTCACGGAATGAAACAGAAACTAGCCATAATATCCGCGCTGATCCACGAACCAAAGCTGTTAATCATGGACGAGCCTTTTGTCGGTCTCGATCCCAAAGCGGCATTTGAGGTAAAGGAACTGATGCGGACGCTGTGCGATAACGGCGGGGCGATTTTCTTTTCCACACATGTGCTGGAGGTGGCGGAGAAACTCTGTGACCGGATAGCGATCATCAAAAATGGCACACTGATAAAGAGCGGAAAAACAGACGAAGTGATCGGGGATGAGTCGCTGGAAGATGTATTTCTGGAATTGGAGGGAGAACATGTTCAAAGCGCTGATTAA
- a CDS encoding glycoside-pentoside-hexuronide (GPH):cation symporter codes for MSNEAITTAGSCQKAGVPDLSWKKRIAYGCGDTACNIVFGMTSALLTLFYTDYAGIPIATVGLVMLISRIFDGTSDLIMGVIVSKTKSRWGKARPWILWMAIPYVICAVAMFIIPQTSTTLQFWYILITYNLCTTICYTAINVPYGTLSALMTRSSHERDLLSIIRMTMAPLGRLIAVTLTMPIVKLFGDTQSAWMKAMMMWCVLAFFLLLICFKYCEEEVMIKTAEKHQKASFRKNIKALLTNQYFWATLILWMITCIHQTLVGTVLPYYCKYIFGNDSWMYSTLYMAESVTLIAGALLCPVLLKRFGKRSLSLLGCIVAVAAQAAFLLNPHSYEWALVTSILRALGQAPVTAVIFGMMGDVIEFGQWKSHIRQESLVFGGGSLGFKMGVGATSAVISSLLMRSGYVSSETGGAVQPESARTMIMNIYEYGTLLIWVIAVIVLLLYQLDKRYPDIMSDLKLRESRGEI; via the coding sequence ATGAGTAATGAAGCAATTACAACAGCTGGAAGCTGTCAGAAAGCAGGCGTACCGGATCTGTCCTGGAAAAAGCGTATTGCTTATGGCTGCGGAGACACCGCATGCAACATCGTCTTTGGAATGACAAGTGCACTGCTCACGTTATTTTATACGGACTATGCAGGTATTCCGATCGCAACCGTAGGTCTGGTCATGCTGATATCACGTATCTTTGACGGGACATCCGATTTGATCATGGGTGTAATCGTCAGCAAAACAAAATCAAGATGGGGAAAGGCCAGGCCCTGGATTCTGTGGATGGCAATCCCCTACGTAATATGTGCAGTGGCGATGTTTATCATACCACAGACGAGCACAACGCTGCAATTCTGGTATATACTGATCACCTATAATCTTTGTACAACCATTTGCTATACGGCAATTAACGTCCCCTACGGCACACTGTCCGCTTTGATGACACGTTCGTCACATGAGCGGGACTTACTATCTATCATCCGTATGACGATGGCACCGCTTGGAAGGCTTATCGCGGTCACGCTGACAATGCCGATCGTAAAACTGTTCGGAGATACTCAGTCTGCATGGATGAAAGCAATGATGATGTGGTGCGTTCTCGCATTTTTTCTGCTTTTGATCTGTTTTAAATACTGTGAGGAAGAGGTTATGATCAAAACCGCCGAAAAACATCAAAAAGCATCGTTCCGGAAAAATATCAAAGCTCTTCTGACAAACCAGTATTTCTGGGCAACTCTGATACTCTGGATGATCACCTGTATCCACCAGACCTTAGTCGGAACTGTCCTGCCGTATTACTGCAAATATATCTTCGGAAATGACAGCTGGATGTACAGTACTCTGTATATGGCTGAGTCTGTAACGCTGATCGCAGGAGCTCTCCTGTGCCCGGTGCTGCTGAAACGCTTTGGAAAGAGGAGCCTGTCTCTGCTCGGCTGTATTGTCGCTGTTGCAGCACAGGCAGCATTTCTGCTGAATCCCCACAGTTACGAATGGGCTCTTGTAACTTCAATACTGAGAGCGCTGGGACAGGCTCCTGTCACAGCTGTTATTTTCGGAATGATGGGTGATGTGATTGAATTCGGCCAGTGGAAAAGCCATATCCGTCAGGAAAGTCTTGTATTTGGCGGTGGCTCTCTGGGATTTAAAATGGGAGTCGGTGCAACCAGCGCCGTTATCAGCTCGCTGCTGATGCGAAGCGGATATGTCAGTTCCGAAACAGGAGGTGCCGTTCAGCCGGAATCTGCAAGGACGATGATTATGAACATCTACGAATACGGAACACTTCTGATCTGGGTGATTGCAGTGATCGTACTGCTCCTGTACCAGCTGGATAAACGTTATCCTGATATCATGAGTGATTTAAAACTGCGGGAATCCCGCGGTGAAATATAA
- a CDS encoding aminopeptidase P family protein has translation MIKERMKQLRNEMKRQEIDYYIVPSDDFHGSEYVGEYFKCRQFITGFTGSSGTAVIWKDGAGLWTDGRYFLQAEEQLSGSGITLFKMGEAGVPAVPEFLEQRMGAGECAGVDGRTVSASWIRRLSEMLEKKGASVRTDVELIGKIWNDRPPRSCSPVWMLPEIQGESCEDKTELIRCDMKREGCDLLILSSLDEIAWLFNMRGNDTACCPVALAYAVVGMQEIAVYMQEKALTKETRSVLQKRGVCIHDYEQIYEELSAAVQDKTVWADHDQLNAALAGRLKGAASVLEQESPILKRKAVKSRSQLQRIRDAHVKDGVAVTRFLCWLKDHIGHERITEISAAKKLEEFRRAQEGYLMPSFEPIMAYREHGAIVHYAADMASDMELAPEGLLLMDTGAHYREGTTDITRTVSLGQPDAQQKMHYTMVLKGNLRLAAAKFQYGCSGENLDILARQPLWNAGLDYRHGTGHGVGDLLSVHEGPQAIRWRHIRGKEAVVLEEGMVISDEPGLYLHGKYGIRLENLMVCEKREKNAYGQFMGFEVLTMVPFDREAIALELLDGTDRKLLNDYHRHVYETLVPYLDKREAAWLKEITKEI, from the coding sequence ATGATAAAAGAACGTATGAAACAGCTTAGAAATGAGATGAAAAGACAGGAAATTGATTACTATATCGTTCCCTCTGATGACTTTCATGGTTCGGAGTATGTTGGGGAATATTTTAAATGCCGTCAGTTTATCACGGGATTTACGGGTTCTTCAGGGACGGCAGTCATATGGAAAGACGGTGCCGGGTTGTGGACAGACGGCCGCTATTTTCTTCAGGCAGAGGAACAGCTTTCAGGGAGCGGGATTACACTTTTTAAAATGGGGGAAGCCGGTGTTCCTGCGGTTCCTGAATTTCTGGAACAGCGGATGGGGGCGGGAGAATGTGCAGGTGTGGATGGCCGGACAGTGAGCGCTTCCTGGATCAGGCGTCTGTCGGAAATGCTTGAAAAAAAAGGAGCATCGGTCAGGACGGACGTGGAGCTGATCGGAAAAATCTGGAATGACAGGCCGCCTCGTTCCTGCAGTCCTGTCTGGATGCTGCCGGAAATTCAGGGTGAGAGCTGTGAGGACAAAACCGAACTTATTCGCTGTGATATGAAAAGAGAGGGATGTGATCTTTTGATTCTGTCATCCCTTGACGAGATTGCATGGCTCTTTAACATGAGGGGGAATGACACCGCCTGCTGTCCGGTAGCGCTGGCATATGCAGTAGTCGGTATGCAGGAGATTGCTGTCTATATGCAGGAGAAAGCACTCACAAAGGAGACAAGATCAGTGCTTCAAAAGCGCGGAGTCTGCATTCATGATTATGAGCAGATCTATGAGGAACTTTCTGCAGCCGTACAGGATAAAACGGTATGGGCAGATCATGACCAGCTGAACGCAGCGCTGGCAGGCAGGCTGAAAGGAGCGGCATCTGTTTTGGAGCAGGAATCTCCCATTCTGAAAAGAAAAGCTGTCAAAAGCAGAAGCCAGCTGCAAAGGATCCGGGACGCGCATGTAAAAGACGGTGTTGCCGTTACACGCTTTCTTTGCTGGCTGAAAGATCATATTGGACATGAGAGGATTACAGAGATCAGTGCAGCCAAAAAGCTGGAAGAATTCCGGCGCGCACAGGAGGGGTATTTAATGCCCAGTTTTGAACCGATCATGGCATACAGGGAACACGGTGCGATCGTGCACTATGCTGCAGACATGGCTTCGGATATGGAACTGGCTCCCGAAGGGCTGCTTCTGATGGATACAGGAGCGCATTACAGGGAAGGCACAACAGATATTACAAGAACAGTATCGCTGGGACAGCCGGATGCACAACAGAAGATGCATTATACCATGGTGCTGAAAGGTAATCTGCGTCTCGCCGCCGCAAAGTTCCAATACGGATGCAGCGGTGAAAATCTGGATATTCTGGCAAGACAGCCGCTGTGGAATGCGGGACTTGATTATCGTCATGGGACAGGTCACGGGGTTGGTGACCTGCTGAGTGTCCACGAAGGTCCACAGGCAATCCGCTGGCGCCACATCAGGGGGAAGGAGGCGGTCGTGCTGGAAGAAGGCATGGTGATTTCGGATGAACCGGGTCTTTATCTGCATGGAAAGTACGGAATCCGTCTGGAGAATCTGATGGTGTGTGAAAAAAGAGAGAAAAATGCGTATGGACAGTTCATGGGATTTGAGGTTCTGACGATGGTGCCGTTTGACAGGGAGGCTATAGCTTTGGAGCTTCTCGATGGTACCGACAGGAAACTGTTGAATGATTATCACCGGCATGTGTACGAAACACTGGTTCCATATCTGGATAAGCGGGAAGCGGCATGGCTGAAGGAGATTACAAAAGAAATATAA